The proteins below are encoded in one region of Actinomycetota bacterium:
- a CDS encoding O-methyltransferase has product MNLLPEDVDRYLRSLAEYSDDPVLLEMEALAAEQKFPIVERMVGSTLEMLARSMGARTVFELGSGFGYSAWWFARAVGPEGEVTLTDGEPRNAALANDFLDRAGLWDRCEFFTTDAVTALVAIGGQYDIVYCDIDKTEYPAAFAAAAERIRVGGLYICDNVLWSGKVADEENDEAETEAIRLHNEMVYNDPRFLTTINPTRDGLIVALKIE; this is encoded by the coding sequence ATGAATCTGCTTCCTGAAGACGTCGACCGCTACTTGCGTTCGCTTGCCGAGTACTCCGACGACCCGGTCCTTCTAGAGATGGAAGCGCTCGCAGCGGAGCAAAAATTCCCGATAGTCGAGCGCATGGTCGGGTCGACGCTGGAGATGCTTGCCCGGTCGATGGGCGCCAGGACGGTTTTCGAGCTCGGTTCGGGGTTCGGATACTCCGCCTGGTGGTTCGCCCGGGCAGTGGGGCCGGAGGGCGAGGTGACCCTGACCGACGGGGAGCCGCGTAACGCCGCCCTTGCGAACGACTTCCTGGACCGTGCCGGGCTGTGGGACCGGTGCGAGTTTTTCACCACCGATGCGGTTACCGCCCTGGTGGCAATCGGGGGCCAGTACGACATCGTCTACTGCGACATCGACAAGACCGAATACCCGGCGGCATTCGCTGCGGCGGCGGAGCGGATCCGGGTGGGTGGGCTGTACATCTGCGACAACGTCCTGTGGTCCGGAAAGGTGGCCGACGAGGAGAACGACGAGGCGGAGACCGAGGCCATCCGGCTGCACAACGAGATGGTCTACAACGACCCGAGGTTCCTGACGACGATCAACCCGACCAGGGACGGGCTGATCGTGGCTCTGAAGATCGAGTAG
- a CDS encoding bifunctional transaldolase/phosoglucose isomerase has protein sequence MNRLHQLHQAGTAIWLDFLRRGLISGGELAKMIDERDLSGVTSNPSIFKKAIGGSTDYDEAIAEISLEERDAIDVFYELAQKDIQDAATVFAPVYEKTGGKDGFVSFELESSLAHDAEGSIAKAKELWAQFDRPNVMIKVPGTAEGVHAVEELTAAGVNVNITLLFSVKSYEKVAEAYVSGLELRKDAGLPIDNVNSVASFFISRVDSAVDALLPYDSPLRGKVAIANAKVAYQRFQQIFSGPRWEKLAAAGANVQRPLWASTGTKNPAYPDTYYVDELIGPNTVNTMPQQTMDAFLDHGNVNENSVTNNFGEALKVLAGLADKQINLEEVAAKLEVEGIEAFEKDFSSLLATLEQKIEKVCAGRVRWESKLDSKLGSLVDTMVSELSDGDIVGRMWRKDHTVWKDDPTEISDRLGWLTVADAMLERVPELEEFTKNAKADGFTHAVVLGMGGSSLVSEVFRNSFPDAEGMELLVLDSTHPRTIAKLKDSLPLDKTLFIVASKSGTTVESISHFGYFYELVNNPQQFVAITDPGTRLARLATLMGFRKVFLNRPDIGGRYSALSLFGLVPASLAGVDLYAILDDAEEMACASHHCVPVAQNPGAWLGITQGVAATQGRDKVTVVLPEEIRSLGDWVEQLIAESTGKEGRGIVPVVGEDLGPPEVYGDDRIFVSLGDAPGLDALAAAGHPVVKIDYNRPTDLGGEFFRWEFAIAVAGYILGINPFDQPNVAQAKEATKAILDSGKTEDPATEDLGPVLESIKPGDYVAILAYLDRTEETESALQRARLSLRDKHRVATTVGFGPRYLHSTGQLHKGGPNTGVFIQVVDPDIRGDDLAIPHATYSFGDLISAQALGDYRSLQQAGRRVARVTLAQLQEVIS, from the coding sequence ATGAATCGACTGCATCAGCTTCACCAGGCCGGGACGGCCATCTGGCTGGACTTTCTCAGGCGTGGCCTGATCTCGGGCGGCGAGCTGGCCAAAATGATCGACGAGCGGGACCTCTCCGGAGTCACCTCCAACCCCAGCATCTTCAAGAAGGCAATCGGCGGGTCGACCGACTACGACGAGGCGATTGCCGAGATCTCGCTCGAGGAGCGGGACGCAATCGACGTCTTCTACGAGCTGGCCCAAAAGGACATTCAGGACGCCGCCACCGTGTTCGCCCCGGTGTACGAGAAGACCGGTGGGAAAGACGGCTTCGTCTCGTTCGAGCTGGAGTCCTCGCTGGCTCACGACGCCGAGGGCAGCATCGCCAAAGCCAAGGAGCTCTGGGCCCAATTCGACCGCCCGAACGTGATGATCAAGGTCCCCGGCACCGCCGAGGGCGTGCACGCGGTTGAGGAGCTGACCGCCGCCGGGGTGAACGTGAACATCACCCTATTGTTCTCCGTGAAGTCCTACGAGAAGGTGGCCGAGGCGTACGTCAGCGGCCTTGAGCTGCGCAAGGACGCCGGCCTCCCCATCGACAACGTGAACTCGGTAGCTTCGTTCTTCATCTCCCGGGTCGACTCCGCGGTCGACGCCCTGCTGCCCTACGACTCGCCGCTGCGGGGCAAGGTAGCCATCGCCAACGCAAAGGTCGCCTACCAGCGGTTCCAGCAGATCTTCTCCGGGCCCCGCTGGGAGAAGCTCGCCGCCGCCGGGGCCAACGTCCAGCGGCCGCTGTGGGCCTCCACCGGCACCAAGAACCCGGCCTACCCGGACACCTACTACGTCGACGAGCTGATCGGCCCGAACACCGTCAACACCATGCCCCAGCAGACGATGGACGCCTTCCTGGACCACGGCAACGTCAACGAGAACTCGGTCACGAACAACTTCGGCGAGGCCCTCAAGGTCCTCGCCGGCCTGGCCGACAAGCAGATCAACCTCGAGGAGGTCGCGGCCAAGCTGGAGGTGGAGGGTATCGAGGCCTTTGAGAAGGACTTCTCGTCCCTGCTGGCCACTCTGGAGCAGAAGATCGAGAAGGTGTGTGCCGGACGGGTCCGCTGGGAGTCCAAGCTGGACTCCAAGCTCGGCTCGCTGGTCGACACCATGGTCTCCGAGCTCAGCGACGGCGACATCGTCGGCCGGATGTGGCGCAAGGACCACACGGTCTGGAAGGACGACCCCACCGAGATCTCCGACCGCCTCGGCTGGCTGACCGTCGCCGACGCCATGCTGGAGCGGGTCCCCGAGCTCGAGGAGTTCACCAAGAACGCCAAGGCCGACGGCTTCACACACGCCGTCGTCCTCGGAATGGGCGGGTCCTCGCTGGTTTCGGAGGTCTTCCGCAACTCGTTCCCCGACGCCGAAGGGATGGAGCTTCTGGTTCTGGACTCCACGCACCCCCGGACGATCGCCAAGTTGAAGGACTCCCTCCCGCTCGACAAGACGCTGTTCATCGTCGCATCGAAGTCCGGCACGACGGTCGAGTCAATCTCCCACTTCGGTTACTTCTACGAGCTGGTCAATAACCCGCAGCAGTTCGTAGCCATCACGGACCCCGGCACCCGCCTGGCCCGCCTGGCGACGCTGATGGGCTTCCGCAAGGTGTTCCTGAACCGGCCCGACATCGGGGGCAGGTACTCGGCTCTCTCGTTGTTCGGCCTGGTGCCGGCTTCGCTGGCCGGGGTGGACCTGTACGCGATCCTGGACGACGCCGAGGAGATGGCCTGCGCCTCCCACCACTGCGTTCCGGTGGCCCAGAACCCCGGCGCCTGGCTGGGCATCACTCAAGGCGTTGCGGCGACCCAGGGCCGGGACAAGGTCACGGTGGTCCTGCCCGAGGAGATCCGCAGCCTCGGCGACTGGGTCGAGCAATTGATCGCCGAGTCGACCGGCAAAGAGGGCCGCGGCATCGTCCCGGTGGTCGGGGAGGACCTCGGTCCGCCGGAGGTGTACGGGGACGACCGGATCTTCGTGTCGTTGGGCGACGCCCCGGGCCTGGACGCCCTGGCCGCGGCCGGCCACCCGGTGGTCAAGATCGACTACAACCGGCCGACCGACCTTGGGGGCGAGTTCTTCCGCTGGGAGTTCGCCATTGCCGTTGCCGGGTACATCCTGGGCATCAACCCATTCGACCAGCCCAACGTCGCCCAAGCCAAGGAGGCGACCAAGGCCATCCTGGACTCCGGCAAGACCGAGGACCCGGCAACGGAAGACCTGGGGCCGGTCCTGGAGTCGATCAAACCGGGCGACTACGTGGCGATCCTGGCCTACCTGGACCGGACCGAGGAGACCGAGTCGGCGCTGCAGAGGGCTCGGCTCAGCCTCCGGGACAAGCACCGGGTTGCTACCACCGTGGGCTTCGGCCCCCGGTACCTGCACTCCACCGGACAACTTCACAAGGGCGGCCCGAACACCGGGGTTTTCATTCAGGTGGTCGACCCCGACATCAGGGGCGACGACCTGGCCATCCCGCACGCGACCTACTCATTTGGTGACCTCATATCGGCGCAGGCCCTGGGCGACTATCGCAGTCTCCAGCAGGCCGGGCGGCGTGTGGCAAGGGTGACCCTGGCGCAACTACAAGAGGTGATTTCATGA